Proteins encoded in a region of the Mycobacterium branderi genome:
- a CDS encoding carbohydrate ABC transporter permease: protein MTSSRAAAVYAGLGLGALITLAPFALGLLTSFTSARQFATGTPLSWPRPPTLANYADLGGAGFGRALAVTALMTLVILLGQLSFSVLAAYAFARLRFPGRDALFWVYIATLMVPATVTVVPLYLMMAQVGLRNTFWELVLPFVFGSPYAIFLLREYFRAIPDDLVNAARLDGANTLDVIVHVIVPASRPILITLMLITVVSQWNNFMWPLVITSGAKWRVLTVATAALQSRYNAQWTLVMAATTVAIVPLIVLFLVFQRHIVRSIVVTGLK from the coding sequence ATGACCTCGTCTAGGGCGGCGGCGGTGTACGCCGGGCTGGGGCTCGGCGCGCTGATCACGTTGGCGCCGTTCGCGCTGGGATTGCTGACGTCGTTCACCTCGGCTCGACAGTTCGCGACGGGCACACCGCTGTCCTGGCCGCGCCCGCCCACGCTGGCCAACTACGCCGACCTGGGCGGCGCAGGTTTCGGCCGGGCGCTGGCGGTCACCGCGTTGATGACGTTGGTGATCCTGCTTGGCCAGCTGAGCTTTTCGGTGCTAGCCGCATACGCCTTTGCGCGGCTGCGCTTTCCCGGCCGTGACGCGCTGTTCTGGGTCTACATCGCAACGTTGATGGTGCCTGCGACCGTGACAGTGGTGCCGCTGTATTTGATGATGGCCCAAGTGGGTCTGCGGAACACGTTCTGGGAGTTGGTGTTGCCGTTCGTGTTCGGTTCGCCGTACGCGATCTTCCTGTTGCGTGAGTACTTCCGCGCGATTCCCGACGACCTGGTCAACGCCGCACGCCTGGACGGCGCCAACACACTGGATGTGATCGTGCATGTGATTGTGCCCGCGAGCAGACCGATCCTGATCACCCTGATGCTGATCACGGTTGTCTCGCAGTGGAACAACTTCATGTGGCCGCTGGTGATCACCAGCGGGGCCAAGTGGCGGGTGTTGACGGTCGCGACGGCTGCACTGCAGTCCCGCTACAACGCACAGTGGACGCTGGTGATGGCCGCGACGACGGTGGCGATCGTGCCGCTGATCGTGTTGTTCCTGGTGTTCCAGCGTCACATCGTGCGCTCGATCGTCGTCACCGGGCTCAAATGA
- a CDS encoding TldD/PmbA family protein, which yields MTPNRGIDDDFLDLPRLELADAALSAATAAGASHADLRVHRITTEVVRLRDGELETAVTSRELGLAVRVIVDGTWGFASHAELSAPVAAETARRAVAVATALAPLNAERIELAPEPVYRDATWASSYEIDPLTVSTAAKVAVLAEYSGRLLAADGVDHVTAGVTAVKEQTFYADTFGSTITQQRVRIMPGLEAVSVDAAAGEFDTMRTLAPPTARGWEVVAGDEVWNWSDELTEIPALLAEKVKAPGVTPGRKDLVIDPTNLWLTIHESIGHATEYDRAIGYEAAYAGTSFATPDKLGSLRYGSPVMNVTADRTVEFGLASIGYDDEGVAAQSWDLVRDGIFVGYQLDRVFAPRLGVPRSNGCSYADSPHHVPIQRMANVSLQPSADELTTADLIGRVDDGIYIVGDKSWSIDMQRHNFQFTGQRFFRIRNGQLDGQLRDVAYQATTTDFWNAMEAVGGRSTWRLGGAFNCGKAQPGQVAAVSHGCPSALFRGINVLNTRAEAGR from the coding sequence GTGACGCCGAACCGGGGAATCGACGACGACTTTCTCGACCTGCCCCGCCTCGAGTTGGCCGACGCCGCGCTGTCGGCGGCCACGGCGGCGGGGGCGAGCCATGCGGACCTGCGGGTTCACCGCATCACCACCGAAGTAGTCCGGCTGCGCGACGGCGAGCTGGAGACGGCGGTGACCAGCCGCGAACTGGGGTTGGCGGTCCGGGTGATCGTCGACGGCACCTGGGGATTCGCCTCGCACGCCGAACTGTCCGCGCCCGTCGCCGCGGAGACCGCGCGGCGCGCCGTCGCGGTGGCCACCGCGCTGGCGCCGCTGAACGCCGAGCGCATCGAGTTGGCGCCCGAGCCGGTGTATCGCGACGCCACCTGGGCGTCGAGTTACGAGATCGACCCGTTGACAGTGTCCACCGCCGCCAAAGTCGCCGTGCTGGCCGAGTACTCGGGCCGGTTGTTGGCCGCCGACGGGGTCGACCATGTGACGGCCGGGGTGACGGCCGTCAAGGAGCAGACCTTCTACGCCGACACGTTCGGGTCGACGATCACCCAGCAGCGGGTGCGGATCATGCCGGGCTTGGAGGCGGTCAGCGTCGACGCCGCGGCAGGGGAGTTCGACACCATGCGCACGCTGGCTCCGCCAACGGCCCGGGGCTGGGAGGTGGTGGCCGGCGACGAGGTGTGGAACTGGAGCGACGAACTGACCGAGATCCCGGCGCTGCTGGCCGAGAAGGTCAAAGCGCCCGGCGTGACGCCCGGCCGTAAAGACCTGGTGATCGACCCGACCAACCTGTGGCTCACCATCCACGAATCCATCGGGCACGCCACCGAATACGACCGCGCGATCGGCTACGAAGCCGCCTACGCCGGAACATCTTTCGCCACTCCCGACAAGCTCGGTAGCCTGCGCTACGGCTCACCGGTGATGAACGTGACCGCCGACCGCACCGTCGAATTCGGTTTGGCCAGTATCGGTTACGACGACGAGGGAGTGGCAGCGCAAAGCTGGGATCTGGTGCGCGACGGGATCTTCGTCGGCTACCAGCTCGACCGGGTGTTCGCGCCGCGGCTCGGGGTGCCGCGGTCCAACGGCTGCTCGTACGCCGACTCGCCGCATCACGTGCCGATCCAGCGGATGGCCAACGTGTCGCTGCAACCGAGCGCGGACGAGCTGACCACGGCCGATCTGATCGGCCGTGTCGACGACGGCATCTACATCGTCGGCGACAAATCCTGGTCAATCGACATGCAGCGCCACAACTTCCAGTTCACCGGGCAGCGGTTCTTCCGGATTCGCAATGGGCAACTGGACGGGCAGCTGCGCGATGTGGCCTATCAGGCCACCACCACCGACTTCTGGAATGCGATGGAAGCCGTCGGCGGGCGGTCAACCTGGCGGCTGGGCGGGGCATTCAACTGCGGCAAGGCCCAGCCGGGACAAGTCGCCGCCGTCAGCCACGGCTGCCCGTCGGCGTTATTTCGCGGTATCAACGTGCTCAACACTCGTGCAGAGGCGGGCCGATGA
- a CDS encoding MarR family winged helix-turn-helix transcriptional regulator yields the protein MTSSATARPPSGRDTVEAVPGLGADLLAVVARLNRYATQRVQMPLPAAQARLLSTIDAQGEARICDLAMVDHCSQPTMTTQVRRLEDAGLVTRAVDPGDARAVRIRITPEGLRTLNRVRADRAAAIEPQLGRLDPADRKTLAEAVAVLHRLLDDAAPPTRPR from the coding sequence ATGACATCATCCGCGACTGCACGGCCCCCCTCGGGCCGCGACACCGTCGAGGCCGTCCCAGGCCTGGGTGCGGATTTGCTGGCAGTGGTCGCCCGGCTCAACCGCTACGCGACCCAACGGGTCCAGATGCCGTTGCCGGCGGCGCAAGCGCGGCTGCTGTCCACCATCGACGCCCAGGGCGAGGCGCGGATCTGCGATTTGGCCATGGTGGATCACTGCTCGCAGCCCACGATGACCACCCAGGTACGACGGCTCGAAGACGCCGGCCTGGTCACCCGGGCCGTCGACCCCGGCGACGCGCGGGCGGTACGCATCCGCATCACGCCGGAGGGGCTGCGCACCCTCAACCGGGTTCGGGCGGATCGGGCCGCCGCGATCGAGCCGCAACTTGGCCGGCTCGATCCCGCCGACCGCAAGACGCTGGCCGAGGCTGTTGCCGTCCTGCATCGGCTTCTCGACGACGCCGCGCCACCGACCCGCCCCCGCTGA
- a CDS encoding ABC transporter ATP-binding protein — MTAAATAIPARRARSLRPGELAQASVMAALCAATAIIAVVVPFAAGLALLGTVPMGLLAYRYRLRVLIAATVAAGIIAFLIAGMGGFMTVVHSAYIGGLCGIVKRRRRGTPTVIAASLVAGAVFGAAVVAALAVLARLRHLIFAAIAANVDGIAAVMTRSGLEQSAVGLKRFFAAAAHYWPWLLLGNFVISIMIVSLIGWWALSRVLDRMRGIPDVHKLDALAETGPIAPVPVRLDGVRYRYPGTHQDALRPVSLEVDVGEHVAVTGANGSGKTTLMLILAGREPTSGTVERPGAVGLGRVGGTAVIMQHPESQVLGTRVGDDVVWGLPPGTTTDVDRLLAEVGLDGLAERDTGSLSGGELQRLAMAAALAREPALLIADEVTSMVDQQGREALLGIMSGLTERHRTALIHITHYHDEAQSADRAINLSDSPDNTEMVETRAAPAATVSVDHSDAAPVLELTGVGHEYGSGTPWETTALRDVSFSVYPGDGVLIHGGNGSGKSTLAWIMAGLTVPTTGTCLLDGRPTHEQVGAVALSFQAARLQLMRSRVDREVASAAGFSPDDHDRIANALAVVGLDAALAGRRIDQLSGGQMRRVVLAGLLARSPRALILDEPLAGLDAVSQRGLLRLLEDLRREQGLTVVVISHDFAGMEELCPRTLHLRNGMLEAASATAGGVS; from the coding sequence ATGACCGCCGCTGCCACAGCGATTCCTGCGCGACGGGCGCGATCGCTGCGCCCTGGTGAACTCGCCCAGGCATCGGTGATGGCCGCCTTGTGCGCCGCAACCGCAATCATCGCGGTGGTCGTCCCCTTCGCGGCCGGCCTGGCGCTGCTGGGCACCGTTCCGATGGGTCTGCTGGCCTACCGTTACCGGTTGCGTGTGCTGATCGCGGCGACCGTGGCCGCTGGGATCATCGCCTTCCTGATCGCGGGCATGGGCGGCTTCATGACCGTCGTCCACAGCGCCTACATCGGCGGGCTGTGCGGAATCGTCAAGCGCCGGCGCCGTGGCACCCCGACGGTGATCGCCGCGTCTTTGGTGGCCGGCGCAGTGTTCGGGGCGGCGGTGGTGGCCGCGCTGGCGGTGCTGGCGCGGCTTCGGCATCTGATCTTTGCCGCGATCGCCGCCAACGTCGACGGGATCGCGGCGGTCATGACGCGGTCTGGCTTGGAGCAGTCCGCCGTCGGCCTCAAGCGCTTCTTCGCCGCCGCGGCGCATTATTGGCCGTGGCTGCTCCTGGGCAACTTCGTCATCTCGATCATGATCGTGTCTTTGATCGGCTGGTGGGCACTGTCACGAGTGTTGGACCGGATGCGCGGCATACCCGACGTGCACAAACTCGACGCGCTGGCCGAAACCGGGCCTATTGCACCGGTTCCGGTGCGCCTGGATGGGGTTCGCTACCGCTACCCAGGCACCCACCAGGACGCGCTGCGGCCGGTGAGCCTGGAGGTCGACGTCGGCGAACACGTCGCGGTCACCGGCGCCAACGGTTCGGGCAAGACCACCCTGATGCTGATCCTGGCCGGGCGGGAACCCACGTCGGGCACCGTCGAACGTCCCGGTGCGGTCGGGCTGGGCCGGGTCGGCGGAACCGCGGTCATCATGCAGCACCCCGAAAGCCAGGTGCTGGGAACGCGTGTCGGAGACGACGTGGTGTGGGGACTGCCGCCGGGCACAACCACCGACGTGGACCGGCTGCTGGCCGAAGTCGGGCTCGACGGGCTCGCCGAACGTGACACCGGGAGCCTCTCTGGCGGAGAACTGCAGCGGCTGGCGATGGCGGCGGCGCTGGCGCGCGAGCCGGCGTTGCTGATCGCCGACGAGGTCACCAGCATGGTCGACCAGCAGGGCCGCGAAGCGCTGCTGGGCATCATGTCCGGCTTGACCGAGCGGCACCGCACCGCCCTGATTCACATCACGCATTACCACGACGAGGCCCAATCCGCCGACCGCGCAATCAATCTCAGTGATTCACCGGACAACACAGAGATGGTCGAGACCAGGGCCGCGCCGGCTGCTACCGTCTCCGTCGACCACTCGGACGCCGCGCCGGTGCTCGAGTTGACCGGCGTCGGCCACGAATACGGCAGTGGCACACCGTGGGAGACCACCGCGCTGCGCGACGTCAGCTTCTCGGTGTATCCGGGCGACGGGGTTCTGATCCACGGCGGCAACGGATCCGGTAAGTCCACGCTTGCGTGGATCATGGCCGGGCTGACAGTGCCCACCACCGGCACTTGCCTGCTCGACGGGCGGCCCACCCACGAGCAGGTCGGCGCGGTGGCGCTGTCGTTCCAGGCGGCCAGGCTGCAGTTGATGCGCAGCCGGGTGGATCGGGAGGTGGCCTCGGCGGCCGGCTTTTCGCCCGACGACCACGACCGGATCGCCAACGCACTGGCCGTTGTCGGGTTGGATGCCGCGCTGGCGGGGCGGCGTATCGACCAACTCAGCGGCGGCCAGATGCGCCGCGTGGTGCTGGCCGGCCTGTTGGCCCGTTCGCCGCGCGCGTTGATCCTCGACGAGCCGCTCGCCGGGCTGGACGCGGTCAGTCAGCGCGGCCTGCTGCGGCTGCTGGAGGATCTGCGCCGCGAGCAAGGGCTGACCGTGGTGGTGATCTCGCACGACTTTGCCGGCATGGAGGAGTTGTGCCCCCGCACACTGCATCTGCGCAACGGCATGCTCGAGGCGGCGTCGGCGACGGCCGGAGGTGTGTCATGA
- a CDS encoding ABC transporter substrate-binding protein encodes MTRPRRSTLVAAAVVLVAALLAAAAVLLDISATPRGGKTVVTVRLWDEQVAAAYRQSFAAFTRAHPDIEVRTNVVAYATYFDTLRTDVAGGSADDIFWLSNAYLAAYADSGRLMKIDAKPNWEPSVVDQFTRAGTLWGVPQLTDAGIAVYYNADLLAKAGVDPAQLSTVRWSTDNGDTLRPLLARLTVDAAGHTARTAGFDPRRVRQWGYNAANDPQGIYLNYIGSAGGVFQIGDRFAFDNTGARTAFNYLVQLINDDHVAPPASDTNANNDFSRNQFLAGRMALFQSGTYNLAAVAEQAGFRWGIAVLPAGPKGRVSVTNGIAAAGNSASENPAAVRQVLDWMGSKLGNEYLGRQGSAIPAVRSAQRVYFDYWAGKGVDVTPFFAVLNGPRIAAPGGAGFPAGYQALTPYFDEMFLGRGDVATILREAQDAANAAARR; translated from the coding sequence ATGACCCGCCCGAGGCGTTCCACGCTGGTTGCCGCCGCAGTCGTACTCGTGGCGGCGCTACTAGCCGCGGCGGCGGTGCTGCTGGACATCTCGGCCACCCCGCGCGGCGGCAAAACCGTGGTGACCGTTCGACTGTGGGACGAGCAAGTCGCCGCGGCCTACCGGCAGTCGTTCGCAGCGTTCACCCGCGCCCATCCCGACATCGAGGTGCGCACCAACGTGGTGGCCTACGCCACCTATTTCGACACCCTGCGCACCGACGTGGCCGGCGGCAGCGCCGACGACATCTTCTGGTTGTCCAATGCCTACCTCGCCGCCTACGCCGACAGCGGACGGCTGATGAAAATCGACGCGAAGCCGAACTGGGAACCGTCGGTCGTCGACCAGTTCACCCGTGCCGGAACCCTGTGGGGGGTACCGCAACTGACCGACGCCGGCATTGCCGTGTACTACAACGCCGACCTGCTCGCCAAGGCCGGCGTCGACCCCGCACAGCTCAGCACCGTGCGATGGAGCACCGACAACGGCGACACGCTGCGACCGCTGCTGGCCCGGCTCACCGTCGATGCCGCCGGACACACAGCGCGCACAGCGGGTTTCGACCCGCGACGGGTCCGGCAGTGGGGCTACAACGCAGCCAACGACCCGCAGGGGATCTACCTCAACTACATCGGGTCCGCGGGCGGGGTTTTCCAGATCGGTGACCGGTTCGCGTTCGACAACACCGGCGCTCGCACCGCGTTCAACTACCTGGTCCAATTGATCAACGACGACCACGTCGCACCGCCGGCCTCGGACACCAACGCCAACAACGACTTTTCCCGCAACCAGTTCCTGGCCGGCAGGATGGCGCTGTTCCAGTCCGGCACCTACAACCTGGCGGCGGTGGCCGAGCAGGCCGGTTTCCGCTGGGGAATCGCTGTGCTGCCCGCCGGCCCGAAGGGCCGGGTCAGCGTCACCAATGGCATTGCCGCAGCAGGCAATTCGGCTTCCGAAAACCCGGCCGCGGTACGACAGGTGCTGGACTGGATGGGCAGTAAGCTGGGCAACGAATATCTGGGTCGCCAGGGCAGCGCCATCCCCGCGGTGCGGTCGGCTCAGCGGGTGTACTTCGACTACTGGGCGGGCAAGGGCGTCGACGTCACACCGTTTTTCGCGGTGCTGAACGGGCCGCGGATCGCGGCACCGGGCGGCGCGGGTTTCCCCGCCGGGTACCAAGCGCTCACACCGTACTTCGACGAGATGTTCCTCGGCCGCGGCGACGTGGCGACGATCTTGCGCGAAGCCCAGGATGCGGCCAATGCCGCCGCACGCCGTTAG
- a CDS encoding energy-coupling factor transporter transmembrane component T family protein: MTTAAPTRRPSRPVLLLRPIPHGSPVHDLWAGTKLIVVFGISVLMTFYPGWASIALVAALVLAAARAARIPRGALPSVPPWLWILLAFGGITAALAGGDPMIHLGAVSLGLGGLLNFLRITALSIVLLGLGAMVSWTTNVAEIAPAVATLGRPLRFLRIPVDEWAVALALALRAFPMLIDEFRVLYAARRLRPREVPTSRRGRRRRRWVELVDLLATAVTVTLRRADEMGDAITARGGTGQISAAPSRPKKADWVALSITAVVCAAALAAELMLGV; the protein is encoded by the coding sequence ATGACGACCGCTGCGCCCACCCGCCGGCCGTCGCGGCCGGTCTTGCTGTTGCGCCCGATACCGCATGGCTCGCCCGTCCACGACCTGTGGGCCGGCACCAAACTGATTGTGGTCTTCGGCATTTCGGTGTTGATGACGTTCTATCCGGGCTGGGCGTCGATCGCTCTGGTGGCCGCACTGGTGCTGGCGGCGGCCCGCGCCGCCCGTATTCCGCGTGGTGCCCTGCCGTCGGTGCCGCCCTGGCTGTGGATCCTGCTGGCGTTCGGCGGGATCACCGCGGCACTGGCCGGCGGTGACCCGATGATCCACCTGGGCGCTGTTTCCCTGGGGCTCGGCGGGCTGTTGAACTTCCTGCGCATCACCGCGCTGTCGATCGTGTTGCTCGGCTTGGGTGCGATGGTGTCGTGGACCACCAATGTCGCCGAAATCGCGCCTGCCGTTGCGACATTGGGCCGACCGCTGCGATTCCTGCGGATTCCGGTCGACGAATGGGCGGTCGCGCTGGCGCTGGCGTTGCGGGCATTTCCGATGCTGATCGACGAGTTCCGGGTGCTGTACGCCGCTCGGCGGTTGCGGCCCAGGGAGGTACCGACGTCGCGGCGCGGGCGTCGGCGACGCCGATGGGTGGAGCTGGTCGACCTGCTCGCGACAGCCGTCACGGTGACACTGCGGCGCGCCGACGAGATGGGCGACGCGATCACCGCCCGCGGCGGCACCGGTCAGATCTCGGCCGCCCCGTCGCGGCCGAAGAAGGCTGACTGGGTGGCGCTTTCGATCACCGCCGTGGTGTGCGCCGCCGCGTTGGCGGCGGAATTGATGCTCGGCGTCTAA
- a CDS encoding carbohydrate ABC transporter permease, producing the protein MARRSTALGYALLAPSLFGVVTFLLLPILVVVWLSLHRWDLLGPIEYVGLANWRSVLGDSTFGNSLLVTLFFVAIVVPAQTVLGLAAATLLARGLPGTGAFRTLYVVPWICAPLAIAVLWRWILAPTDGAVSTVLGHRVEWLTDPGLALPVVSAVIVWTNVGYVALFFVAGILAIPAEIHAAALTDGATAWQRFWRITLPMLRPTMFFVLVTGIVSAAQVFDTVYALTGGGPAGRTDLVAHRIYVEAFGAAAIGRAAVMAVVLFVILVGVTVVQHLYFRRRISYDLV; encoded by the coding sequence ATGGCGCGACGGTCGACTGCGCTGGGGTACGCACTGCTGGCCCCCAGCCTGTTCGGCGTGGTCACGTTCCTGCTGCTGCCGATCCTGGTCGTGGTGTGGCTGAGCCTGCATCGCTGGGATCTGCTGGGTCCCATCGAGTATGTGGGGCTGGCCAATTGGCGCTCGGTGCTCGGCGATTCGACATTCGGCAACTCGCTGCTGGTGACGCTGTTTTTCGTGGCGATCGTGGTTCCCGCGCAGACGGTGCTCGGGTTAGCGGCCGCGACGCTTCTGGCGCGGGGGTTACCCGGCACCGGGGCGTTCCGCACGCTCTACGTGGTGCCGTGGATCTGCGCGCCGCTGGCGATCGCGGTGTTGTGGCGCTGGATCCTGGCGCCAACCGACGGCGCAGTCAGCACCGTGCTGGGGCACCGCGTCGAGTGGCTCACCGATCCCGGTCTGGCGTTGCCGGTGGTGTCGGCCGTGATCGTGTGGACCAACGTCGGCTACGTCGCGCTGTTCTTCGTGGCCGGCATACTGGCGATCCCCGCCGAGATCCACGCCGCGGCTCTGACGGACGGGGCGACGGCGTGGCAGCGGTTCTGGCGGATCACGTTGCCGATGCTGCGGCCCACGATGTTCTTCGTGCTCGTCACTGGAATCGTCAGCGCCGCACAGGTTTTCGATACAGTATACGCGCTGACCGGTGGCGGTCCGGCCGGACGCACCGACCTGGTTGCGCACCGCATCTACGTCGAAGCGTTCGGGGCGGCGGCGATCGGGCGGGCCGCGGTGATGGCGGTGGTGTTGTTCGTGATCCTGGTCGGCGTCACCGTCGTCCAGCACTTGTACTTCCGGCGGCGAATCAGCTATGACCTCGTCTAG